Proteins encoded in a region of the Sugiyamaella lignohabitans strain CBS 10342 chromosome B, complete sequence genome:
- the NMD2 gene encoding Nmd2p (Protein involved in the nonsense-mediated mRNA decay (NMD) pathway; interacts with Nam7p and Upf3p; involved in telomere maintenance; GO_component: GO:0005737 - cytoplasm [Evidence IEA,IEA]; GO_component: GO:0005737 - cytoplasm [Evidence IDA] [PMID 16043493]; GO_component: GO:0005844 - polysome [Evidence IDA] [PMID 9268361]; GO_function: GO:0003723 - RNA binding [Evidence IEA]; GO_function: GO:0003674 - molecular_function [Evidence ND]; GO_process: GO:0006310 - DNA recombination [Evidence IMP] [PMID 23390378]; GO_process: GO:0070478 - nuclear-transcribed mRNA catabolic process, 3'-5' exonucleolytic nonsense-mediated decay [Evidence IGI] [PMID 12881429]; GO_process: GO:0006452 - translational frameshifting [Evidence IMP] [PMID 15388879]) codes for MTEASDASASQAPPSVSSVRNARRKELRDLNSEVWDGAQDVFPTAKNLDSTLRKNTAFIKKCRVNLAEDSQAALLNDVRTVSLEKYLSEIIGAICEGFTKAKSSADIFAGVEVASALHQRFSTQISPQLLAFFFQGISNPSKSHLDSLAPDARLREDQSRIDRHKIVLRVLIELWLVNVFRFTSDVTQAGLEVPQWALRRTENGVTMPPPLSALQEVLNHDMVDFSGASIAVVILKNYGQTLAGVSKPKAGPEASGMVEATKAVTTEKSPLVMPDIQQLFLSTFKNYTKSMQSKLQELAQQARKMEKQNGDAYIRTGKILDDRRAGLENLLSKFQSLHDLCTTLSEYLGMTMPEYKVSNETQDEVMISLANALDGDDAGLWDDSEQKKFYEDLVDLTYLANTDENENDQKEEGNSTEGNGAKSEDSDLDSSNRSTNDELDEKDKQLMNELDDIMSASQKTGNLNDNEIENSGDDPEFEDFAGEQNGEDVSGGEPTAGTRISELLTSLSTQQSRSNVDNMAIEFVALNNKATQNRVLNFLKSVPVTDQYKLPFYARFIATLDPFCKPISTGVIEYLDSFFRYLQRHRKVRALTSRRMFIIRYLGELIKFGIVPKHVIFHKLKIMIAHLDAVNVENIFTMFECCGRYLIRKPDTHALMSKMMQVLEFQKDKKFFPAEIKAMINGAIYYVNPPPKVTFQKERPVIELYIRKLIYYDLSKETSSAVLIQLKKMDWNDKDTFNSLRKVFTKIWKVKYVNIPYMAWFLASVTSSYRSFVVIIVDSLLENIRRGLETNDFEFNQKRISEVRFLGELSKYRLAPEDVIYDVLFMLISFGHPNGRPRPGQFVSLDPPNEFFRIRLVCTLLESNGVYSRINKDTTKFDLLVKFFQYYIFSKDPMSMDIEFQVRDTFELLGVKFAGSIEEASNELQHALNVYNGIEAKESTVTSSDSRSTNAPDLDEQAEADLAAELLAVTEGHSRDNYEIVKPAKPEEPIETEEERLIREEQQRIKNLEAKRINDAKADIKAMAQVEREFQKLMIDRMDRKADEKTTVFDAPVPSIKDSYDNKPSPSVTSNGSSVGYKLLTKRVGKPQIVDVNVPADSKFAVNVVTEKSRLRNEQEKIRDFVLNYEYDQNNEPRLRRVIQPEVQSTRYSGLKRPTKHAPTLDDVKF; via the exons ATGACTGAA GCATCTGATGCTAGTGCTAGCCAAGCACCACCGtcagtttcttctgttAGAAAtgcaagaagaaaagaattaAGAGACTTGAACTCAGAAGTATGGGATGGAGCTCAGGATGTTTTTCCTACTGCTAAGAATTTGGATTCTACTCTTAGAAAGAATACTGCCTTTATCAAAAAGTGTCGTGTTAACCTTGCTGAAGATTCTCAAGCAGCCCTATTAAATGATGTTAGAACTGTTTCTTTGGAGAAGTATCTTTCAGAAATTATAGGCGCCATTTGCGAAGGATTTACGAAAGCCAAGTCTTCTGCAGATATCTTCGCAGGAGTGGAAGTAGCCTCAGCTCTGCACCAAAGATTCAGTACACAAATTTCGCCTCAACTTTTAGCATTCTTTTTCCAAGGTATATCAAATCCATCAAAATCACACCTAGATTCCCTAGCTCCGGATGCCAGACTAAGAGAGGATCAGAGTAGAATTGACCGTCACAAGATTGTATTGCGGGTGTTGATTGAGTTGTGGTTAGTCAATGTATTCCGGTTTACATCCGATGTAACTCAGGCCGGACTGGAGGTCCCACAATGGGCACTCCGAAGAACAGAAAACGGCGTGACCATGCCTCCACCACTTAGTGCATTGCAGGAAGTGTTGAATCACGATATGGTTGATTTTTCAGGCGCGTCCATCGCCGTAGTAATTTTAAAAAACTATGGACAGACTCTTGCCGGAGTTTCTAAACCAAAGGCTGGACCTGAGGCAAGTGGCATGGTTGAAGCAACAAAGGCAGTGACGACGGAAAAGTCACCTTTAGTTATGCCGGATATACAACAGTTATTCTTGTCTACCTTTAAAAATTATACCAAGTCGATGCAATCTAAACTTCAAGAGCTTGCTCAACAAGCCAGAAAAATGGAGAAGCAAAATGGCGACGCCTATATTCGTACTGGTAAGATACTTGATGATAGAAGAGCTGGCCTTGAAAACTTGTTAAGCAAATTCCAATCTTTGCATGACCTTTGCACCACCCTTTCTGAGTATTTGGGAATGACTATGCCAGAATATAAAGTGTCAAATGAAACTCAAGATGAAGTTATGATCAGTTTGGCAAATGCACTGGATGGTGACGATGCGGGATTATGGGATGATAgcgaacaaaaaaaattttatgAAGATTTGGTTGACTTGACGTATTTGGCGAATACCGATgagaatgagaatgaccagaaagaagaaggaaataGTACCGAAGGAAATGGCGCTAAGTCAGAAGATTCAGATTTGGATTCGTCGAATAGAAGCACAAACGATGAACTAGATGAAAAAGACAAGCAACTTATGAATGAACTAGATGACATAATGAGTGCATCTCAAAAAACAGGGAATCTTAATGATAATGAAATCGAAAATTCTGGTGATGATCCAGAATTTGAAGATTTCGCTGGTGAACAGAATGGTGAAGATGTAAGTGGAGGAGAGCCGACAGCTGGAACGCGTATTTCCGAACTGTTGACTTCATTATCTACGCAACAGTCTCGTAGTAATGTGGATAATATGGCTATAGAATTTGTTGCTCTGAACAATAAAGCGACTCAAAATAGAGTACTCAACTTCCTCAAATCGGTGCCTGTTACGGACCAATACAAACTTCCGTTTTATGCCAGGTTTATCGCCACATTGGATCCCTTCTGCAAACCTATTTCAACTGGAGTTATCGAATACCTTGATAGCTTTTTCAGATATTTGCAACGTCACCGTAAAGTCAGAGCATTAACTTCAAGAAGGATGTTTATCATTCGATATCTGGGCGAACTGATTAAGTTTGGAATTGTTCCTAAACATGTAATCTTTCATAAGTTGAAAATCATGATTGCTCACTTAGATGCTGTAAATgtggaaaatattttcactATGTTTGAATGTTGTGGTAGATATCTTATAAGGAAGCCAGACACGCATGCTCTTATGTCAAAGATGATGCAAGTTCTGGAATTCCAGAAAGATAAGAAGTTTTTCCCTGCCGAAATCAAGGCAATGATCAATGGTGCAATTTATTATGTCAACCCACCTCCGAAAGTCACATTCCAAAAAGAACGTCCAGTGATTGAACTGTACATTCGTAAACTCATTTATTATGATCTTTCTAAGGAAACCAGCTCGGCGGTTCTTATCCAACTTAAGAAAATGGATTGGAATGATAAAGATACATTCAATTCTTTGCGCAAAGTTTTTACAAAAATATGGAAAGTAAAGTACGTCAATATTCCATACATGGCTTGGTTTCTTGCTTCCGTTACATCCTCATACCGatcttttgttgttattattgttgatTCTTTGTTGGAGAATATTCGAAGGGGTCTTGAGACAAATGATTTCGAGTTCAATCAGAAGAGAATATCAGAGGTTAGATTCTTGGGCGAGTTAAGCAAGTACAGGCTTGCTCCAGAGGATGTTATCTACGATGTATTGTTCATGCTGATATCTTTTGGCCATCCCAATGGTCGGCCTCGACCAGGCCAGTTCGTGTCCTTAGATCCTCCAAACGAGTTCTTTAGAATCAGACTGGTTTGTACTCTTCTTGAAAGTAATGGTGTGTATTCACGAATTAACAAAGATACAACTAAGTTCGACCTGCTGGTGAAGTTCTTTCAGTATTACATATTCAGTAAGGACCCGATGTCAATGGACATTGAGTTTCAAGTGAGAGACACCTTTGAACTACTTGGCGTGAAATTTGCAGGTTCTATAGAGGAGGCATCCAATGAGTTACAGCATGCATTAAATGTGTACAATGGGATTGAGGCCAAAGAGTCTACCGTTACCAGTAGTGATTCTCGGTCAACCAACGCACCAGATTTAGATGAACAGGCCGAAGCTGACCTTGCTGCGGAGTTATTAGCCGTTACTGAAGGGCACTCAAGAGATAATTATGAAATAGTCAAGCCAGCGAAACCAGAAGAACCTATTGAAACGGAAGAGGAGCGGTTGATAAGAGAAGAGCAGCAGAGAATAAAGAATCTGGAGGCCAAGAGAATAAATGATGCGAAGGCAGATATAAAAGCTATGGCTCAAGTGGAAAGAGAGTTTCAAAAGCTGATGATCGATCGGATGGATAGGAAAGCTGACGAAAAGACGACAGTGTTTGATGCACCCGTTCCGTCAATAAAAGATAGCTATGACAATAAGCCGTCCCCATCAGTTACCTCCAATGGTTCGTCGGTTGGCTACAAGTTGCTTACCAAACGAGTAGGCAAGCCCCAAATTGTTGATGTCAATGTTCCTGCCGATTCTAAGTTTGCTGTTAACGTGGTAACCGAAAAATCTCGTCTGAGAAATGAGCAGGAAAAGATTCGAGATTTCGTTTTAAATTATGAATACGATCAAAATAACGAACCAAGATTGAGGAGGGTTATACAGCCAGAGGTTCAGTCCACAAGATATTCTGGATTGAAGCGTCCCACCAAACATGCACCCACGCTTGACGATGTCAAGTTTTAA
- the PTC7 gene encoding type 2C protein phosphatase PTC7 (Type 2C serine/threonine protein phosphatase (PP2C); alternatively spliced to create two mRNA isoforms; protein from spliced form localizes to the mitochondria while the one from the unspliced form is localized to the nuclear envelope; activates coenzyme Q6 biosynthesis by dephosphorylation of demethoxy-Q6 hydroxylase Coq7p; GO_component: GO:0005739 - mitochondrion [Evidence IEA,IEA]; GO_component: GO:0005739 - mitochondrion [Evidence IDA] [PMID 11327310]; GO_component: GO:0005739 - mitochondrion [Evidence IDA] [PMID 14576278]; GO_component: GO:0005739 - mitochondrion [Evidence IDA] [PMID 16823961]; GO_component: GO:0005739 - mitochondrion [Evidence IDA] [PMID 18180296]; GO_component: GO:0005739 - mitochondrion [Evidence IDA] [PMID 19564484]; GO_component: GO:0005635 - nuclear envelope [Evidence IDA] [PMID 19564484]; GO_function: GO:0003824 - catalytic activity [Evidence IEA]; GO_function: GO:0016787 - hydrolase activity [Evidence IEA]; GO_function: GO:0046872 - metal ion binding [Evidence IEA]; GO_function: GO:0004721 - phosphoprotein phosphatase activity [Evidence IEA,IEA]; GO_function: GO:0004721 - phosphoprotein phosphatase activity [Evidence IDA] [PMID 23940037]; GO_function: GO:0004722 - protein serine/threonine phosphatase activity [Evidence IDA] [PMID 12220683]; GO_function: GO:0004722 - protein serine/threonine phosphatase activity [Evidence IDA] [PMID 23940037]; GO_process: GO:0006470 - protein dephosphorylation [Evidence IDA] [PMID 23940037]), producing the protein MYTIKPNSLIAKATFENGIKKTNVGAVGGYCALRWFITATSKSRQRHRTLDFENNGRDHLQVSGNSSDISNKVSGPDSCNLADRDRRNKNNRKFAPSSIRYLHNVTKPRFRFTVAEAYCPKKRYEYDHQERTPRDSRNDILGGRLGRAHTGEDSFFIKEWTSDGPLKGSLAFAVADGVGGWAAIGVNPSKFSHGLCERMASEFKRTEDALSLQDPNSETYHDDRTTTASPQSLLTSAYKSLKDEGDSYAGGSTACVGVASAFTGMLSIANIGDSGFFIFRQRRVYRRSTPQTHQFNTPFQLSIVPKSMAKRRGRSPISDDPQDADLSQHQLKHGDVVVLATDGLTDNVFAQEILKVVTNGMWHSRSWIHEDEAAIDDLEPVDLQAGAQEIAQNLVRAGINASLDPNSESPFTLRLRQEMGFVAPGGKPDDITVLVMLVEELNHDGDGL; encoded by the coding sequence ATGTACACCATCAAGCCAAATAGTCTAATAGCGAAAGCAACATTTGAAAATGGTATAAAGAAAACGAATGTTGGGGCTGTTGGCGGCTATTGCGCGTTGAGGTGGTTTATAACTGCAACCTCAAAATCACGTCAGCGTCACCGTACACTGGACTTTGAGAATAATGGAAGAGACCATTTGCAAGTCTCTGGTAATAGTAgtgatatcagcaacaaggtTTCTGGGCCGGATTCTTGTAATTTAGCTGATAGAGACcgaagaaacaaaaataatcGCAAGTTTGCGCCTTCGTCCATAAGGTATTTGCATAACGTTACTAAACCACGATTCAGATTCACTGTGGCGGAAGCATATTGTCCAAAAAAGCGATACGAATATGACCATCAGGAAAGAACACCAAGAGATTCAAGGAATGACATTCTAGGCGGCAGACTTGGAAGGGCCCACACTGGCGAGGactctttttttatcaaGGAGTGGACTTCAGATGGTCCCCTTAAAGGGTCGCTAGCATTTGCAGTGGCTGATGGAGTTGGGGGATGGGCAGCGATTGGAGTTAATCCGTCTAAGTTCAGCCATGGCTTGTGTGAAAGAATGGCTAGTGAATTCAAGCGGACCGAAGATGCGCTCAGTTTGCAAGACCCAAACAGTGAGACATACCACGATGATAGAACAACCACAGCTTCTCCTCAAAGTTTGCTTACTTCGGCATACAAAAGCCTGAAGGATGAAGGTGACAGCTATGCTGGAGGGTCTACTGCTTGTGTCGGTGTAGCCTCGGCCTTTACAGGTATGCTCAGCATAGCAAACATTGGTGATTCTGGTTTCTTTATATTTAGACAGCGACGGGTATACAGGCGGTCAACCCCACAGACACACCAGTTCAATACTCCTTTCCAACTTTCAATAGTTCCAAAATCAATGGCAAAACGTCGTGGGAGAAGTCCAATATCGGATGACCCTCAAGATGCAGACCTTTCTCAACATCAGTTGAAGCACGGAGATGTGGTGGTTTTGGCGACTGATGGCCTTACTGATAATGTATTTGCACAAGAGATCCTGAAAGTAGTGACTAATGGTATGTGGCACTCTCGGAGTTGGATTcatgaagacgaagctgcCATTGATGATTTGGAGCCTGTGGATTTACAGGCGGGTGCACAGGAAATAGCCCAGAACCTTGTTCGGGCAGGTATTAATGCCTCACTAGATCCAAATAGTGAATCTCCTTTCACATTGCGTCTACGGCAAGAAATGGGCTTTGTGGCGCCTGGTGGTAAGCCAGACGATATCACGGTGCTTGTAATGCTCGTAGAAGAGTTAAATCATGACGGAGATGGGTTGTAA
- a CDS encoding D-amino acid oxidase (predicted), translated as MSNKLKQPQEHRPIIIVGAGVIGLTIAFYLTKLKNCPEITIFAREMPRLASSPGDEWVEGQWASPWAGAIFAADENPEDEVTHSIEQESYRYFWKIAHEDPASGVELRMIRQYYDETSVPDPASMKIHLFTQKYRQLRNHELPVPRRGITGGIEYMSMCINPWVYLPWLRSKLEGTGKVRFIQCHLESLQSAATHSTFGSSKASPIIINASGLGAGTLTDVRDSAVHSVRGQTMWVQCDYSGAMAIRSGREYTYFIPRAFSQGAIFGGISQPDNDSKEVDESLKENILERIRDLVPDAYKAALTVGNQTVPKTIKRTSSFQGVGILKDIVGFRPARKGGQRIELDEKSGETPVIHAYGFEGHGYISSGGTAKLVLDLIEKLHPIKSHL; from the coding sequence ATGAGCAACAAATTAAAACAACCCCAAGAGCATCGCCCAATCATAATAGTTGGCGCTGGGGTCATTGGTTTAACCATTGCCTTCTACTTGACAAAACTTAAGAATTGTCCTGAAATTACTATTTTTGCGAGAGAAATGCCTCGACTAGCTTCTAGTCCTGGCGATGAGTGGGTTGAAGGACAATGGGCCAGTCCTTGGGCTGGTGCTATATTTGCCGCAGATGAAAATCCTGAAGACGAAGTGACCCATTCAATTGAACAAGAATCTTATCGCTACTTCTGGAAGATTGCCCATGAAGACCCAGCTAGTGGCGTGGAACTGCGTATGATTCGCCAATATTATGATGAAACAAGTGTGCCAGATCCGGCATCAATGAAAATCCATTTATTCACTCAAAAATATAGGCAATTACGGAATCATGAACTACCTGTCCCGCGCCGTGGAATTACTGGAGGCATAGAATATATGAGCATGTGCATCAATCCCTGGGTATATTTGCCGTGGCTCCGGTCCAAATTAGAAGGAACCGGGAAAGTCAGGTTTATCCAGTGTCACCTAGAGAGCTTACAAAGTGCTGCTACGCATTCAACTTTTGGAAGCAGCAAGGCAAGcccaataataataaatgcTAGCGGTTTGGGCGCAGGGACTTTGACAGACGTTAGGGATTCCGCTGTCCACAGTGTCCGTGGACAAACTATGTGGGTTCAGTGTGACTATTCTGGAGCAATGGCAATTAGAAGCGGTCGTGAATACACATATTTCATTCCCAGAGCTTTTAGCCAGGGCGCTATATTCGGTGGAATATCACAACCAGATAATGACAGCAAAGAGGTTGATGAATCACTCAAAGAGAATATATTAGAACGGATCCGTGATTTGGTCCCTGATGCCTATAAAGCCGCCCTTACAGTTGGAAATCAAACAGTTCCTAAAACTATCAAGCGAACCTCAAGTTTTCAAGGGGTGGGTATCTTAAAAGATATTGTGGGGTTCAGGCCTGCTCGGAAAGGGGGTCAAAGAATCGAGCTTGATGAAAAGTCTGGCGAAACTCCGGTCATTCACGCATATGGATTTGAAGGTCATGGATATATATCCAGTGGTGGAACTGCTAAACTAGTCTTGGACTTGATTGAAAAACTACACCCCATAAAGTCTCATCTTTAA